From the genome of Spirosomataceae bacterium TFI 002, one region includes:
- a CDS encoding translation elongation factor P (EF-P): MASTADFRNGLCLEWNNDLYIIIDFQHVKPGKGPAFVRSKLRNIKTGRVLDNTFTAGEKVVTARVERHQFQFLYKDDMGYHFMNSETFEQTNLSEEMIPAHDLLKEGQVVDVLIHAETETPLTLDMPMYVELRVTYTEPGLKGDTANNPMKPATVETGATIKVPLFIENDELIKVNTEKYEYDSRVKE, encoded by the coding sequence ATGGCTTCTACAGCAGATTTTAGAAACGGTCTTTGTCTAGAATGGAACAATGATTTGTACATTATAATAGATTTCCAACATGTTAAACCAGGTAAAGGACCTGCTTTTGTAAGATCGAAACTAAGAAATATCAAAACTGGAAGAGTTTTGGACAACACATTCACTGCAGGTGAAAAAGTAGTAACAGCACGTGTGGAACGCCATCAGTTTCAGTTTTTATACAAAGATGATATGGGTTACCATTTCATGAATAGCGAAACTTTTGAGCAAACAAACCTGAGTGAGGAAATGATTCCTGCTCATGATTTACTTAAAGAAGGCCAGGTAGTAGATGTACTTATTCATGCAGAAACTGAAACTCCTCTTACGCTTGATATGCCTATGTACGTAGAGTTACGAGTTACTTATACTGAACCAGGCCTCAAAGGTGATACTGCGAATAATCCAATGAAACCCGCAACAGTAGAAACTGGGGCAACGATAAAAGTGCCATTGTTTATCGAAAACGATGAGTTAATAAAAGTCAATACCGAAAAGTACGAATACGATTCTAGGGTTAAAGAATAA
- a CDS encoding acetyl-CoA carboxylase biotin carboxyl carrier protein, giving the protein METKDIQKLLDYISKSDLDEVNIETSELKLSIKRSLAGNSVQAVQVPVQQAAPAPAALPVMEAPKPQSPASAEPVAAEVASNLIEVKSPMIGTFYRASGPDKPNFVEIGDTITEGGVICIVEAMKLFNEIESEVSGKVVKILVEDASPIEFDQPLFLVEPI; this is encoded by the coding sequence ATGGAAACGAAAGACATTCAAAAACTCTTAGATTATATTTCTAAGTCTGATTTAGATGAAGTAAATATTGAAACATCGGAGCTTAAGTTGAGCATCAAAAGAAGCCTTGCGGGTAACAGCGTTCAAGCTGTACAAGTACCTGTTCAGCAGGCTGCTCCAGCACCAGCTGCTTTGCCAGTAATGGAAGCACCAAAACCACAGTCTCCGGCTTCTGCTGAACCTGTAGCTGCGGAGGTTGCATCTAACTTAATAGAAGTAAAATCTCCAATGATCGGTACGTTTTACCGTGCTTCTGGTCCAGATAAGCCAAACTTTGTAGAAATAGGTGATACTATTACTGAAGGTGGAGTTATTTGTATCGTAGAAGCAATGAAATTATTCAATGAAATTGAATCTGAGGTATCAGGAAAAGTTGTGAAAATTCTTGTTGAGGATGCAAGTCCTATCGAATTTGATCAGCCATTGTTCCTAGTAGAACCTATTTAA
- a CDS encoding acetyl-CoA carboxylase, biotin carboxylase subunit, with translation MFKKLLIANRGEIALRIIRTCKEMGIKTVAVYSTADKESLHVRFADEAVCIGPPPSKDSYLKMQNILSAAEITNADAIHPGYGFLSENAEFSKICEDYGIKFIGATAEQINLMGDKATAKETMKKAGVPCIPGSVGVIDDIEEAKKLAKKIKYPVIVKATAGGGGKGMRVIKREEDFQKMWDDAKKESAAAFGNDGLYLEKFVEEPRHIEIQIVGDQFGKVCHLSERDCSIQRRHQKLVEETPSPVVSDKLREKMGAAAIAGAKAIKYEGAGTVEFLVDKHGDFYFMEMNTRIQVEHPITEEVTDYDLIKEQIKVAAGIPISGKNYFPKKYSMECRINAEDPKNGFRPSPGKIQTMHFPGGHGVRVDSHVYAGYTIPPNYDSMIAKLIVTAQSREEVLVRMKRALQEFYIEGIKTTIPFHIKLMDDEQFKTGIFTTSFLESFDFSDI, from the coding sequence ATGTTTAAAAAATTACTAATAGCCAATCGTGGTGAAATTGCCCTTCGAATTATAAGAACTTGTAAGGAGATGGGAATTAAAACTGTTGCGGTATATTCCACAGCAGATAAAGAAAGCCTACACGTGAGATTTGCAGATGAAGCGGTTTGTATAGGACCGCCTCCAAGCAAAGATTCTTACTTAAAAATGCAGAACATACTTTCTGCAGCTGAAATAACAAACGCGGATGCCATTCATCCTGGTTATGGTTTTCTTTCTGAAAATGCTGAGTTTTCTAAAATATGTGAAGATTACGGAATAAAATTTATTGGAGCTACTGCAGAGCAAATCAACCTAATGGGTGATAAGGCGACAGCAAAAGAGACAATGAAAAAGGCTGGAGTACCTTGCATTCCAGGTTCTGTAGGAGTTATAGATGACATAGAGGAAGCCAAAAAGCTTGCAAAAAAGATCAAGTACCCTGTAATTGTTAAAGCCACTGCTGGTGGTGGGGGAAAGGGAATGCGAGTTATTAAAAGGGAAGAAGATTTTCAGAAAATGTGGGATGACGCTAAAAAAGAGTCTGCTGCAGCTTTTGGAAACGACGGTCTATATTTGGAGAAGTTCGTAGAAGAGCCACGCCACATAGAAATTCAAATTGTTGGAGATCAATTTGGCAAGGTATGTCACTTGTCGGAGCGTGATTGTTCTATTCAGAGAAGACATCAAAAACTTGTTGAAGAAACACCTTCTCCAGTAGTTTCAGATAAACTTCGTGAAAAAATGGGTGCTGCTGCGATTGCTGGAGCAAAGGCCATAAAGTACGAAGGTGCGGGTACAGTTGAATTTTTGGTTGACAAACATGGGGATTTTTACTTCATGGAAATGAACACAAGAATTCAAGTGGAGCACCCTATTACTGAAGAAGTAACAGACTATGACCTAATAAAGGAGCAAATAAAAGTTGCCGCTGGGATTCCAATCTCTGGGAAAAATTATTTCCCTAAGAAATACTCAATGGAGTGTAGAATTAATGCAGAAGATCCTAAAAATGGATTTAGACCTTCTCCGGGGAAAATTCAAACAATGCATTTCCCTGGTGGTCATGGAGTGAGAGTGGATAGCCATGTATATGCAGGTTACACTATTCCTCCTAACTATGACTCTATGATTGCTAAGCTTATTGTAACGGCACAGTCTCGTGAAGAAGTTTTAGTAAGAATGAAAAGGGCATTACAAGAATTCTATATTGAAGGAATAAAAACAACAATCCCTTTCCATATCAAGCTTATGGACGATGAACAGTTTAAAACTGGCATTTTTACCACGAGCTTCTTAGAAAGTTTTGACTTTTCCGATATTTAA